The Herpetosiphonaceae bacterium genome contains the following window.
CGGTGAGCTTGCGCCAGGCCATCTCGAAGGTGCGCGTGGTCACTTTGTCGAGGAAGTAGCGATCGTGCGAGATCACGATCAGTGTGCCCGGCCAGGTGCGCAAAAACTCTTCCAGCCATTGCAGGGCGTGCAGATCGAGATGGTTGGTCGGCTCGTCGAGCAGCAGCAGGTCCGGGTCTTGCAGCAGCGTGATCGCCAGCGCCGCGCGGGTTTTCTGACCGCCGCTGAACTCGCGGATCGGCTGATCGTACTGCGCTCTGGTGAAGCTCAGGCCCTCCAGCGTGCGCTCGATCATCCGCTCGGTATCGTAGCCGCCGCCATGCTCGAAGCGTGCCATCAGGTCGCCGTAGCGCTCCATGCGCGACTCCCATTCGGGATGCTCGGTATCGGCGATCAGCGTCTCAAGCTGGCGGATCTCGGCCTCCATCTGGTGCAGATGCGCGAACGCCTGGTGCGCCTCCTGCATCAGCGTCCGATCGCCGCTGAAGTGCGCCTCCTGCGCCAGGTAGCTTACGAGCGTGCCGCGCGCCAGGCTGATCGATCCGGCGGTCGATTCTTCGATCCCGGCGATGATTTTGAGCAGCGTGGTCTTGCCCGCGCCGTTGGTGCCGACGAGCGCGATCTTATCGCCGCGATTGACCGAAAAGTTAACGCCGCTGAAGATCTGATCAGCGCCGTAGTATTTGCTAAGCTGGCTCCCCGAAACAACTGCCATATCCGGCTCCATAGGATGTGCAAAGATGCCTAATGATAACAAAAAGGTCGGGGCAGCGCACGCGGCTTAAGACGAGTTGCGCGGGTGTGGGGTTGTACAGTATCGTACCGCCTGGGTTATACTAGCAGCACTACGAGCGGAGCGAGATCATGGTCAAACAAACGTCGATACATAAACGACAGGCACACATATGCAGCTTGAAGTGATCAACCCGGAGCTATCCGCTATCACCCGCTCGACGCCGCTCGTCTTCGTGCATGGCGCGTGGCATGCCGCCTGGTGCTGGCAGGAGCATTTCATCCCCTACTTCACGCGCGCGGGCTTTCCGGTGTACGCCCTGAGTCTGCGCGGGCACGGGCCTAGCGATGGCCGCGAGCGGCTGCGCTGGACGCGAATCGATGATTACGTGGAGGATGTTGTCAGCGTGGCAGCCGCGCTCACGCCCGCGCCGGTACTGATCGGCCACTCGATGGGCGGGCTGGTGGTCCAGAAGTATCTGGAGCGCTACCCGGCGGCGGCAGGCGTCCTGCTCGCCTCGGTCCCGGCCTCAGGTGCGCTCGCGACGACGCTGCGGATCGCGCGGCGGCATCCAAGGCAGTTTCTCAAAGCCAACCTGACGCTCAGACTGTACCCGCTGGTCGAGACGCCGGAGCTGGCGCACGAGCACTTTTTCTCTGCGACGATGCCCAGAGATCAGGTCACGTGGTACTGGCAGCGTTTGCAAGACGAGTCGTATCGCGCGTTTCTGGATATGGTCGTGTTCAATCTGCCGAAGCCCGATCGGGTGCCGGTCCCGATGCTGGTGCTGGGCGGCGCTGAAGACACGATCTTCTATCCCTACGAGGTAGAGGCGACGGCGCGAGCGTATGGCACGAGCGCTACGATCTTTCCCAACACGGCCCACGACATGATGCTCGATCCCGGCTGGCAGCCGGTCGCCGATACGATTCTGGCATGGCTCGACGGGCAGGGTCTTTAGGGGCGGGGAGTTTCAGGTTCCAAGTTTCAAGTTTCACGTTCCAAGGCCCTCACCCCGCTTCGCTGCGCTCAGCACCCCGCTCCCATTCCGATCGGAGAGGGGAAGGAAAGCGTGGGGAATACCCGCGCCGGGTGTCCTCCGGGCATCGCCCCCGCCCCGCTGTTCCCTTGCTCCCTTGCTCTCTTGTTCCCTTGTTCCCCTAGCTCCGCTATCGCTGGCGCGTGCGGAGCATCTCGGTCGCCAGCGGCAGCGTGACATAAAACGTGCTGCCCTGGCCGGGCGTGCTCTCGACCCAGATCCGCCCGCCGTGAAGCTCGACCAGCGCGCGGGTAATGGCGAGGCCAAGACCGGTGCCGCCGATCCGCCGCGTGTTCGAGTTATCCACACGGTAGAAGCGCTCGAAGATCCGCGACAGCTCGTGCTCAGGAATACCGATGCCCTGGTCGCGCACACTGATCAGCATGGCCGGCTCAGGCGACAGCGGCGGCGCTGAGGCCGGTGGCCGGTGCAATACCTCGGCGTGCAGCACGACCTCGCCGCCCTCAGGCGAGTACTTGATCGCGTTCGACAGCAGGTTGCTGAGAATCTGACGCACCCGGTCGCGGTCGGCGTAGATCGGCGGCAGACTCTCCGGCACGTCCAGCAGCAGGCGATGCCGCTCGACATCCAGCTCGGCGTTGAGCTGCGCCACCAGCTCGCGCACCAGCTTCGGCAGCGCCATCACCCAGCGCTCAAGCTTGATCTTGCCCGCGTCCAGCCGCGACACGTTGAGCAGATCCTCGACCAGATTCGCCAGATGATCGGCCTCTTTATGGACGGTCTGAATAAACTCGCGGCGCTCGGCGGCCCCAAACTCCCGCGCCAGCAGCAGCTCGGTATAGCCCAGGATCGAGGTCAGCGGCGTGCGCAGCTCGTGCGACACCACCGAGACAAACTCCGATTTCAGCCGATCGACCTCGCGCTCGCGGGTGACATCGTTGACCGCCAGCAGGAACCCGGCCTGCACGCCCATCGTGTCGCGCACGGGCATCAGCAGCAGCCGCAGCTCTTGCCAGGGATTTTGCAGCACCACAAACGCCTCGCTGGGCGTCGTGATCGGCTTGGTGAACAGATCGGAAAACGCCAGCGGATCGGGCAGCCGCGCCAGGATTCGCGGCAGAATATCCCACGGGATCAGCTTGATCTCGTCGACGATCGCCGCGTCGATCGCCCACAAGCGCCACCAGGATGGATTGGCGCGCAGCAGTGTGCCGCTGCCGTCGGTCAGTGCGAGGCCGGTCGGCAGCTCGTCGAAGACCTGTTGCAGATGCGTGCGGGCGTCGGCGAGCTGCTGATAAACCTGCGCGCGGAGCACCGCAGGAGCGGCCAGCTCCGCTAGACGCTGCACGAACAGCAGCGCTTGCGGTTGCAGCAGCGCTCCCTCAAGCGTGATCGCTCCCAGCAGTTGCCCGTCATAGACGATCGGCGCGGCAAAATGGGTCAGCCCATCGATCTGCCGGATCATCGCGCGACCATTCGCCAGCGCGATTTTTGCCAGATCGTGCGCGCGTGTGCTCGGCACCAGCGCCGTCGAGAGGGACGCACCCGCCTGGGGTAGCTCGAAGGTCAGCAGATGCAGCCCATGACCGTTGGCCTCGGCCAGATGGATCGAGCCGTTCGTCGCGGTCGTCTGCTCGACCGCCCATTGCAGCAGCTCCGCCAGCAGCGGCTGGAGCAGAATCGGAGCCTGGATCTGCGCTGCGATGCCGTCGAGCCGCTGCTGGTCGGCGGTTGAGAGCACAGCCTGACCGTTCGCCGCCTGCGACTGGCTCAGCGCCACGGCAAACAGCGGCAGCAGCGCCTGGACGATATGCAGCACGTCCAGCGAGAGCGTGTACTGTGGCGTCAGGTGTAGTTCCAGCGCGCCATACAGGCAGCCCTGCCACTCGATCGGCCAGCCCAGGTAGTGCCGCTGCCGATCGATCTGCCGCTGGAGCGGCTGGCGCGTATGGATCAGCTCGGCGGTAAGCGCCTTCGACCAGCGATCAGCGCCGCTCTGCGCCGCGGCCTGAACATGAGGCGGAAACACCAGGCTCCAGGGCGTGGCAGCGTCCAGCACGATCACGCGCGCCACCTCGAAGGGCAGCGCCGCCTGAAGCTGCTCCAACACCTGTGTCAGCCGTTGCGGCAGGGGCAGCGGCGCTAAGAG
Protein-coding sequences here:
- a CDS encoding alpha/beta fold hydrolase — translated: MQLEVINPELSAITRSTPLVFVHGAWHAAWCWQEHFIPYFTRAGFPVYALSLRGHGPSDGRERLRWTRIDDYVEDVVSVAAALTPAPVLIGHSMGGLVVQKYLERYPAAAGVLLASVPASGALATTLRIARRHPRQFLKANLTLRLYPLVETPELAHEHFFSATMPRDQVTWYWQRLQDESYRAFLDMVVFNLPKPDRVPVPMLVLGGAEDTIFYPYEVEATARAYGTSATIFPNTAHDMMLDPGWQPVADTILAWLDGQGL
- a CDS encoding ATP-binding protein — protein: MDNKRQLDLLQSLGQSLLAPLPLPQRLTQVLEQLQAALPFEVARVIVLDAATPWSLVFPPHVQAAAQSGADRWSKALTAELIHTRQPLQRQIDRQRHYLGWPIEWQGCLYGALELHLTPQYTLSLDVLHIVQALLPLFAVALSQSQAANGQAVLSTADQQRLDGIAAQIQAPILLQPLLAELLQWAVEQTTATNGSIHLAEANGHGLHLLTFELPQAGASLSTALVPSTRAHDLAKIALANGRAMIRQIDGLTHFAAPIVYDGQLLGAITLEGALLQPQALLFVQRLAELAAPAVLRAQVYQQLADARTHLQQVFDELPTGLALTDGSGTLLRANPSWWRLWAIDAAIVDEIKLIPWDILPRILARLPDPLAFSDLFTKPITTPSEAFVVLQNPWQELRLLLMPVRDTMGVQAGFLLAVNDVTREREVDRLKSEFVSVVSHELRTPLTSILGYTELLLAREFGAAERREFIQTVHKEADHLANLVEDLLNVSRLDAGKIKLERWVMALPKLVRELVAQLNAELDVERHRLLLDVPESLPPIYADRDRVRQILSNLLSNAIKYSPEGGEVVLHAEVLHRPPASAPPLSPEPAMLISVRDQGIGIPEHELSRIFERFYRVDNSNTRRIGGTGLGLAITRALVELHGGRIWVESTPGQGSTFYVTLPLATEMLRTRQR